Proteins encoded in a region of the Ziziphus jujuba cultivar Dongzao chromosome 3, ASM3175591v1 genome:
- the LOC107422607 gene encoding uncharacterized protein LOC107422607: MTATLTLPLHCSFSFPITNKPIRFSSFKPSHASLQTPILNSPQSQTLPNTTGVVIIGAGLAGLAAATRLASDNVPFLLLEASDAVGGRVRTDLVDGFLLDRGFQIFITGYPEAKKLLDYQKLDLQRFYFGALVYFDGEFHTVADPLRHFWDSLRSLTNPIGSVIDKLLIASTRIRVLSRSDEEILVSDEVPTIDLLKSIGFSESIIGRFFRPFFGGIFFDRELETTSRLFDFIFKCLALGDNTLPANGIAAIPEQLAGKLPTGSIFFDSKAVSIGSDGLDSPAVRLLSGEIVKSELGVIVAVEQPEAEKLLPGLTQAVQENPARSTVCLYFSADRAQIPVKDPVLLLNGSGKGIVNNMFFATNVAPTYGPPGKALVSVSLIGSFDGQSGDDLTAEVVRELSDWFKGSDVGSWRHLRTYRVKFAQPNQRPPTNLVKDPRVGSGVYLCGDYLTIATFDGALVSGRRAAEALLKDRALARV; the protein is encoded by the coding sequence ATGACTGCCACTCTCACTCTTCCACTCCACTGCTCCTTCTCATTCCCCATAACCAATAAACCAATCCGTTTCTCATCCTTCAAACCCTCCCATGCTTCACTTCAAACCCCAATTCTCAATTCTCCCCAATCCCAAACCCTCCCAAACACCACCGGCGTCGTCATCATCGGAGCCGGTCTTGCAGGTTTAGCCGCCGCGACCCGACTCGCCTCCGACAATGTCCCTTTCCTCCTTCTCGAAGCTTCCGACGCCGTTGGCGGCCGCGTAAGGACCGACCTCGTCGATGGCTTTCTACTCGACCGCGGCTTCCAGATCTTCATCACTGGTTACCCGGAAGCCAAAAAGCTTCTAGACTATCAAAAGCTGGACCTCCAGAGATTCTACTTCGGCGCTCTGGTTTACTTCGACGGCGAGTTTCACACCGTCGCCGATCCTCTACGCCATTTCTGGGACTCGCTCAGGTCCCTGACTAACCCTATCGGATCGGTTATCGATAAATTGCTTATCGCCTCAACGAGAATTAGGGTTCTGAGCAGATCCGATGAAGAGATTTTGGTTTCCGATGAGGTTCCGACGATCGATTTGTTGAAGAGCATCGGTTTTTCGGAGTCAATTATCGGCAGGTTCTTCAGGCCGTTTTTCGGAGGCATTTTCTTTGATCGCGAGCTCGAAACGACTTCCAGATTGTTCGATTTCATCTTCAAGTGTCTCGCTCTCGGAGATAATACTCTTCCGGCAAACGGCATTGCTGCGATCCCCGAACAACTCGCCGGAAAATTACCAACCGGTTCGATCTTCTTCGATTCTAAAGCCGTTTCGATCGGCTCCGACGGGTTGGACTCGCCAGCGGTGAGATTGCTGAGCGGAGAGATTGTCAAGAGCGAGCTTGGAGTGATTGTAGCTGTTGAACAACCCGAAGCCGAAAAGCTTCTACCCGGGTTAACCCAAGCGGTTCAGGAAAACCCGGCCCGTAGCACGGTTTGTTTGTATTTTTCAGCGGATCGGGCACAAATTCCGGTCAAAGACCCGGTTCTGTTGCTAAACGGGTCGGGCAAGGGCATTGTGAATAACATGTTCTTTGCTACGAATGTGGCACCCACTTATGGCCCACCTGGAAAGGCTTTAGTCTCGGTGTCGCTTATTGGGAGTTTTGATGGCCAGTCGGGTGATGATCTGACGGCTGAGGTTGTTCGGGAACTCTCCGATTGGTTTAAAGGATCTGATGTAGGGTCATGGAGACATTTGAGGACTTACCGGGTCAAATTTGCACAACCGAATCAGCGCCCACCCACCAACTTGGTGAAAGACCCACGGGTCGGGTCCGGTGTGTATCTTTGTGGGGACTATTTGACCATTGCCACGTTTGACGGTGCCTTGGTTTCGGGTAGAAGAGCAGCTGAGGCTTTGCTCAAAGACAGAGCCTTAGCTCGAGTTTAG